A stretch of DNA from Allomeiothermus silvanus DSM 9946:
GGTGCAAATGCCATTGAATTTGTAAACGAGGCGTTTATACTTTTCTTCATGAATGCATCCATTGCACTGATGGGGCTGCTGCTGCTGGGGTTGCTGGGGTTAGTGCTATATGCCCCCAAGGTGGGCGAGCATAAGCGGGATGCAAAGGTGCGGGCCCTGGCCAAGATGTCGCGCCACGCTCGCCGCCACAACACGGTGGTGCGCTACCACAACGGGGTTCCTTTCGTGGTCACGCACCAGCGGCGGGGGCTGGTGTATATGCTCGAGGGTCGCAACGTGAGCCGTGAACGCCTGGTGCGGGCCTTGGGGCACGGCGGCGAGGCGGTGGTGAGCAAGGTCGAGCAAGAAGAAGCCATGACGGCCCCCAACCCTACCCATCTGACCATGCTGGGCTAAGCGGGTTTTGGGTCATTTTCCCCGCCAGCCTAGTGGCGGGGTTTTTTACGCGATGGATGCTTGACGCAGTCCCTGCGAAGCAGAGGTGTAAAGTGAGGATCGCATGCTGAAGTCCGTCCCCGGAACCAACGATATCTTTTCCCAAAGCAAGGAATACGCCTTTCGCGAGCCGGTGTTTCGCTACATCGTCGAGACGGCCCAAAAGGTGCTGGCCTCGAGCGGCGCCCAGCCCATCCACACCCCCATCTTCGAGTATGCCGAGGTCTTCCAAAAGGGCGTGGGCCTGACCTCAGACATCGTGGTCAAGAAAGAGATGTACGTTTTCGAGGACCGCGGCGAGCGTCTGCTGGCGTTGCGCCCCGAGCCCACCGCCTCCATTGTGCGGGCCTACAACGAGCACGGGATGAAGGTCTGGCCCCAGCCGGTGCGGCTTTTCACCTGGGGTCCGATCTTCCGCGCGGAGCGCCACCAAAAAGGCCGCTACAAGCAGTTTCATCAGGTGGACTACGAGGCCATCGGTTCGGCGGATCCCCTGGTAGACGCTGAGAGCATCGCCTTGATGGTCAAGATCTACCGGGAACTGGGGTTGCAGGGCCTCGAGGTCAAACTAGGCTCGGTGGGCGACCCAGAAGACCGCTTGCGCTATAACGCCTACCTGCGCGAGCTTTTCCGTCCGCACGTAAAGCGGCTGAGCCAGGACTCCCAAGCGCGGCTCGAGAGTAACCCCATGCGCATCCTCGACTCCAAGGACCCGGGTGACCAGGCTTTGTTGGGGGAACTGCAGGTCAAACCCATGCTCGAGTTTTTGGGATCGGAGTCCTCGGCTTTTCACCAGGCGGTGCAGCGGTATCTCGAGAGGCTCGGGATCCCCTTTCACGTGGACCCCAGCATCGTGCGGGGGCTTGACTACTATGTGCGTACCGCCTGGGAGGTACACCACCGACAGATCGGGGCCAAGTCGGCCCTGGGCGGAGGCGGGCGCTACGACGGACTTTCGGAGATGCTGGGGGGGCCCCGGGTTCCGGGGGTGGGCTTTGGTATCGGGATCGAGCGGGTAGCGATCGCACTCGAGGAGGAAGGGATATCCATTCCCCCAGACCCCTCCCCTGACCTCTACTTGGCCCCGCTGGACGAGGCCGCCAAGGGCGAGGCGCTCTCCCTGGCCGAACGGCTGCGCCCGAAATTCCGGGTGGAGATCGGCTATAGCGTCAAGAAGGTGGGAAAAGCGCTCGAGGAGGCCCTCAAACGCGGAGCCCGCTACGTCGGTTTCTTAGGCGAAGCCGAGCGACAAAAGGGCGTGGTGGCGCTCAAACACCTCGCCTCGGGCGAGCAGCGCGAGGTGCGCTGGGAAGCGCTCGAGGAGGCCTTAGGCCCGGTGTCCGGGGTACAGCGCTGAGAGGCGTTTGGTAGACTCACGCCGTGCAGACCCAGCGTATACGCCCCCTCGGCAACCGCCCCGCGCTCTTGCTCGGGGCAGCGGTGTTGCTGAGTCTGATCCGCTTGGCCGTGGCCCTCGAGCTGCTCCCCGGCTGGACCTATGGGCTCGTGGCGGTGTTGCTCGCGGGAGCGACGCTCGAGGCAACTGTTAGAGCCTTGCGCACGGCCTTGCTGCCGGGGCTAGGGCTCCTGCTGATAGGCGTAGGCTTGGGGTATAGCTTTCCTATCGCCGTCCTGCTAGCGCCCATCGGGGTAGGAGCCCTCTATCTGGCCTGGACTCCCTACATGTCCGAGCGCGAGCAGGCCGCCTTCTGGGGCTGGTTGTTGGTGTGGCCTTCGGTGGGGCTGCTTTTGGTCTGGCAAATCGTACCCAGTCTCTATGCCCTGTGGCTGTCGTTGTTGGATCGGTTCAACTTCATCGGCCAGAGCAAGTTTGCCGGACTCCTTAACTACGAGATCTTGCTGACCCGCGATCCCTTGTTCTGGAAGGCCATGGGCAACACGGTGTGGTTCGTGGTTTTCACCGTTCCGATAGGGATTCTATTAGCGACCTTGGTGGCCATCTTGCTCAACGAGAAGGTGCGCTGGCAGGGGGTCTTCCGCACGCTGTACTTCCTGCCTTACATCACCGCACTCACCGCCGCCGCAGCGGTGTGGGACTGGATTTACAACCCCCAGTTCGGATTCCTCAACTGGCTGCTGGGCACGCCGGGCCTGGACTGGCTTTCCACGCCACAGGGGATCTTCGCGCTGGCCTTGGCCCCCTTGGGCATCAAGCTGCAAGGCTTCTGGGCGGGTCCCAGCGTGGCCTTTGTAGCGATCATGGTGATGAGCCTGTGGCACCTGCTGGGGTACCAGGTGGTGGTGATTCTGGCCGGGTTACAGAACATCCCTAAGGAGTACTACGAAGCCGCCCAGCTCGACGGGGCCAGCTGGTGGCAGCAGCAGCGCTACATCACCTGGCCGCTGCTCTCCCCTACCACCTTTTTCCTCGCTACCTTGGGTTTGATCGGCGCTTTCCAAGTCTTTACCCAAGTGCTCATCATGACGCCCACTGGAGGGGTCTTGCAGGACACCCTGACCATCGCTTTGTACCTGTATAACAAAGGATTTCGTGACTCGGATTTCTCCTACGCCAGCGCCATCGCGGTGGTGGTGTTTGCGGTTATATTGGTCCTGACGGTAGTGCAGCAGCGCGTGCTCGAGCGGCGGGTGACGTATGAAGCTTGAATTCCGCTCTGTCTTGGCTCGCTTTCTGGTCTATGCGGTTTTATCTGTGGGCGCGGTGGCGATGGCCTTTCCCTTTTACTGGATGCTGGCCACTAGCCTCAAAAGCCCACAGGAAGCCCAACAAACCCAACCCATCTGGATTCCCGAGCGGCTCAAACCGGCCAACTGGATGGCCGCGGCCCGGTTGGGGGCCCAGGGCGGCAGTGCCCTTTGGGGGGGGTATGAGGCAGGTCGGACGGTCACTTTGCGGATCTACACCGGGGTACAAGGACAAAAACCCCGGGTGAGCATCCCCACCGCCCTGGGGGCCTTCTCCGACCCCCGGGCCGAGGGCAGCCTAATACGTATCCGCTACGCCGAGGGTTACTGGGAGATCTCGTTCACCAACGCCTCGAGCGAGTCCTTCCGGCTGCTGCCGGTGGTAGTGCTGCTTTCTAAAGAATATGTAGGGTATCGGCCTGAGCTGCCTCCCGACGCGGTGCGCTCGAGCGGCGACGCCTGGCGGCTGGAGTGGGTCAACGTGGCCCCGGGAGCCCTGGGGTACATCTTCCACAACTACCGCGAAGCCTGGAGCGCGGCCCCCTTCGGGCGGTATTTTTTCAACAGCTTCTTCACCGCAGGAACCCAGGTGCTGGTGGGGCTTCTGCTGGCGGCGATGACCGCTTTTGCCCTGGCGCGTATTGACTTTCCCGGCAAGGGCGTGGTGTGGCTTTTGATCCTGGCGACTTTGATGATCCCCGGTGAGGTGCTGTTGATCCCTAACTACATCCTGCTCTCGAGGTTGGGGTGGATCAACACCTACTATGCCCTGATCGTGCCCTGGCTGGCTTCGGTGTTCGGGATATTCCTGTTGCGGCAGTTTTACCTCTCCCTGCCAAATGATCTTTTTGACGCGGCACGGATCGACGGGGCGAGTTACTGGACCCAGCTAGTGCGCCTCGCTTTGCCGCTATCGGTGCCTGGGCTGGTTACCTATGGCATCTTCACGTTTTTGGGGGCCTATAACGCCCTGCTGTGGCCCCTGATCGTGACCGATAAACCCGAGATGTACACCATCCAGCGGGGGCTGCAGGTATTCATCGGAGAGGCGGGGAGCGATTACGGGGCTTTGATGGCTGCTTCTACGTTTTCGATCCTGCCTATCGTCTTGGGGTATTTTTTCGCCCAGAAACAGTTTGTTCAAGGCATAGCGAGAAGCGGAATCAAGTAGGGTTTGACAGGTGTGCCAGGAGGTAGCGTAGACTTGACCGTGCGCTGACAGCGTTGTGGGGATATACAGGTTGTGGCTTCGCGCCCGAAAGGAGAAATCTATGCACATCAGATCTGCGATCGCTGCTTTAGTCGCGTTGGGCCTGAGCCTGGCGCTGGCCCAGCAGAAACCCGAAGACGTGATCAAAGGCCAGTGTGAAAAGGCCGCGGTAGTGGCCGAATTGTGGCACGGCTTTACCGGCGGGGCTCCCAAGATGGCCCTGGAAAACTTAGCCGTGGAGTTTAACAAAACCCAAAGCGGCCAGGCCTGTGTGCGGCCCATCTCGCAGGGCAACTACCGTGATCTCTCCACCAAGATCAAGGCTGCTTTTGCCAGCGGAAAAGTGCCGGTGATGGCCCAGGCCTTCGAAAACAACATAGCCCTTTACCTCGAGTCCGATGCCCTGGTGTCCATGTCGGCGCTGGGGGTAGACCTCAAGGGGGTCAACCCGCTCTTCGTAAACGCGGTCACCTTCAACAAGCAGGTCTACGGGGTGCCGTTCAACAAAAGTATCCAGATCCTCTACTACAACCGCGACCTGCTCAAGAAGTACGGGGCCAAGGTTCCCACCACCATAGACGAATTCGTGGCAACCACCAAGCAGATCTCGCAGGGGGAGAAAGCCCCGGTTTACTTCTTTCAGCCTGATACTTCGACGTTTTCCTACTGGTTCTTCAACAGGGGCGGCAATTACTTGCAAAACGGCAAGCTGGTGCTGAACTCGCCGCAAGCGGTGGAGGCGCTCACATTCTTGGCCCAAGGGGTCAAAGAGGGCTGGGCGCGCCCCATCACCAGCGGCTTTATTAACGCTAACTTCGGTGCGGGGCCTTTTGGTTTCTCTACCGACACCTCGGCGGGTTACAGCTTTTACCTCCAAGCCGCCAAGTTCGACGTAGGTGTGGCGACCCTGCCCGGCCGGACCAACAAGCAGCCGGGTTATGGGTTGGTGCAAGGCACTAACCTCGTGGTGTTCAAGGGGGCCGACGAGAAAGAGAAAAAAGTCGCTGCCGACTTCCTCAAGTTCGTCATCTCGCCTAAGGCTCAGGCCGTTTTTGGGGTAGCTACCAACTACGTGCCGGTCAACCTGGGCTCAGGGGTTGACCCCTTGGTAACCCGTTACATCAAGGAAAACCCGGCTTTCGGCGTAGCCATTACGCAAGCCCGCTATGCCCGGTTTGAACCGGCCTTGGCGGATTGGGAGCAGATTCGCTTCGATATCTTGGGGCAAGCCATCAAAGAGGCAGTGCTGGGCCAGGCTACTCCTAAGGCCGCGCTGGATAAGGCGCAGAAAGCGGCGGAGGACCTGTTGGCGGGTCGAACCCGCTAGACTCGAGGCCGGAGAATCCGGCCTCTTCCTCTTGGATATATGTGATTATTTTCACGATAAATCTGGCTCGTGAAAATAATCTTTGTTGCCCAGCAGCGCCGCATCTTGTCCCTAGCCTGAAAAGCACGCCCATCATCCCGCCAACCCCCACGACAATTCCGGGCGAAACGCGCTATAGTGGGCTTCGGCTGGAATTGGTTCCACAGGAGGAGCACATGAGAGTAGCCATTAACGGATTCGGGCGCATCGGGCGACAGGTTTTCCGTATCCTCGAGGAGCGCGGGGTAGAGATCGTAGGGATCAACGACCTCTCCGATAACGCCATCTTGGCCCATCTGTTCAAGTACGACTCCAACTACGGCCGTTTCCCCGGAACGGTCAGCTACGATGAGCAAAACCTCGTGGTCAACGGTAAGACCATCCGGGTCTACGAAGAGAAAGATCCCGCCGCGCTGCCCTGGGGAGAGATCGGGGCGGACATCGTGATCGAGTCCACGGGTCGCTTCACCAAGCTCGAGGCCGCCGAGGCCCACCTCAAAGCCGGGGCCAAAAAGGTGATCATCAGCGCTCCCGGCAAGGGCGATATGCTCACCGTGGTGATGGGGGTCAACGAGCACATGTATGACCCCGCCAAGCACCATGTGATCTCCAACGCAAGCTGCACCACCAACGGCTTAGCCCCGGTGGCCAAGGTGCTAAACGACAAGTTTGGCATCGAGAAGGGTATCCTCACCACCGTCCACGCCTACACGGCCTCGCAAAGCCTGGTGGACGCGGTAAAGGACGACCCCCGCGACGCCCGGGCGGCAGCCATCAACATCGTGCCCTCCGAGACCGGTGCCGCCAAGGCGGTGGGGCTGGTAATCCCCGAGCTCAAAGGCAAGTTCACCGGGATGGCCTTCCGTGTACCCACCAGCACGGTATCGGTGGTAGATTTCACGGCAATTTTGCACCGCGAAGCCAGCAAAGAAGAGATCAACGCGGCCATGAAAGAAGCGGCCGAAGGCCCCATGAAAGGCATCCTGGCCTATACCGAGGAACCCCTGGTCTCCTCAGACCTTAAGGGTGACCCTCACTCCTCGATCTTCAGCGCGCTGGATACGCTGGTGATCGGCAACATGGTCAAGGTGGTGAGCTGGTACGACAACGAGTGGGGCTACTCCTGCCGGGTAGCTGACCTGGCTCAGTACATAGGCAAACGGCTGTAAACTTTTACCGGATGGCCGGGAGGGGGGTACGTGTTGGGTTCTCCCCTCCCACCGGTTTGGGGTGATCTATGCGAACACTCAAAGATTTGAACGCCGCTGGCAAGCGTGTACTGGTACGGGTAGATTACAACGTTCCTATCAAAGACGGGAAGGTCAAAGACGATACCCGAATAACCGCCAGCCTACCTACGCTGCAATACCTGCTCGAGCAGGGCGCGACCCTGGTGCTCCTGAGCCATCTGGGAAGGCCTAAGGGCGGCTTCGAGGAGGCCAGCAGCCTGGCGCCGGTGGCCAAAGTCCTGGAAAAACACTTGGGCCGCCCCGTCCGCTTCATCGGCGGAAGCCCCGAGCTAACCCCGGCTTCAGAGGCCACGCTCGAGCAGGTTAAATCCCTCCCCCAAGGTTCGGTAGCCCTCCTCGAGAACGTGCGCTTTGAGCCAGGCGAGGAGAAAAACGACGAGGGGTTGGCGCGGAAGTACGCCCGGCTAGGCGATGCCTTCGTGCTCGATGCTTTTGGCTCGGCCCACCGGGCCCACGCCTCAGTGACCGGGGTGGCCAGATTCCTGCCTAGCCACGCCGGGTTCTTGATGGAAAAGGAAGTCAAGAACCTCAAGCGCGTCATCGACAACCCCGATAAACCCTACTGGGTAGTGCTGGGCGGGGCCAAGGTCTCGGATAAGATCGGGGTAATCGAGAACCTGCTGCCGCGGGTAAACGGGATGCTGATCGGTGGGGCCATGGCCTTCACCTTCATCAAGGCTCAGGGCGGGCAGGTGGGCAACTCGCTGGTGGAAGACGACAAGCTCGAGCTAGCCCGCAACCTTCTACAAAAAGCCCAGGACTTGGGTGTGAAGTTCTTGCTCCCCACCGACGTGGTAGCGGCCCAGAAGATCGAGCCGGGCGTTGAGAAGCGGATCTTCCCGGCGGACCAGATCCCCCAGGGCTGGATGGGTCTCGACATCGGCCCGGAAACCCGCAAGACCTTCGCCCAGGCGCTACAAGGAGCCAAGACTGTCCTTTGGAATGGCCCCATGGGGGTCTTCGAAATCGAGGATTTCGCGGCGGGAACGCTAGCGGTGGGCCAAGCCATCGCTGACTTGCCGGAGGCCTTCACCGTGATCGGCGGGGGCGACTCGGTCGCGGCGGCCAACAAGCTGGGCGTAGCCGAGAAGTTTAGCCACGTCTCTACAGGGGGTGGGGCCAGTCTGGAGCTGCTCGAGCTGGGCACCCTGCCGGGGATCGAAGCCTTGTCGTGAACGCGGGGATGCGCCCCTGGGCTATTAGGCAGGGAGTTTTTATGCGTAGAACCTTGGTTGCAGGCAACTGGAAAATGCACAAAACCCCCACCGAGGCCAAGGCCTGGTTCCAAG
This window harbors:
- the hisS gene encoding histidine--tRNA ligase, translated to MLKSVPGTNDIFSQSKEYAFREPVFRYIVETAQKVLASSGAQPIHTPIFEYAEVFQKGVGLTSDIVVKKEMYVFEDRGERLLALRPEPTASIVRAYNEHGMKVWPQPVRLFTWGPIFRAERHQKGRYKQFHQVDYEAIGSADPLVDAESIALMVKIYRELGLQGLEVKLGSVGDPEDRLRYNAYLRELFRPHVKRLSQDSQARLESNPMRILDSKDPGDQALLGELQVKPMLEFLGSESSAFHQAVQRYLERLGIPFHVDPSIVRGLDYYVRTAWEVHHRQIGAKSALGGGGRYDGLSEMLGGPRVPGVGFGIGIERVAIALEEEGISIPPDPSPDLYLAPLDEAAKGEALSLAERLRPKFRVEIGYSVKKVGKALEEALKRGARYVGFLGEAERQKGVVALKHLASGEQREVRWEALEEALGPVSGVQR
- a CDS encoding carbohydrate ABC transporter permease, whose amino-acid sequence is MQTQRIRPLGNRPALLLGAAVLLSLIRLAVALELLPGWTYGLVAVLLAGATLEATVRALRTALLPGLGLLLIGVGLGYSFPIAVLLAPIGVGALYLAWTPYMSEREQAAFWGWLLVWPSVGLLLVWQIVPSLYALWLSLLDRFNFIGQSKFAGLLNYEILLTRDPLFWKAMGNTVWFVVFTVPIGILLATLVAILLNEKVRWQGVFRTLYFLPYITALTAAAAVWDWIYNPQFGFLNWLLGTPGLDWLSTPQGIFALALAPLGIKLQGFWAGPSVAFVAIMVMSLWHLLGYQVVVILAGLQNIPKEYYEAAQLDGASWWQQQRYITWPLLSPTTFFLATLGLIGAFQVFTQVLIMTPTGGVLQDTLTIALYLYNKGFRDSDFSYASAIAVVVFAVILVLTVVQQRVLERRVTYEA
- a CDS encoding carbohydrate ABC transporter permease, whose protein sequence is MKLEFRSVLARFLVYAVLSVGAVAMAFPFYWMLATSLKSPQEAQQTQPIWIPERLKPANWMAAARLGAQGGSALWGGYEAGRTVTLRIYTGVQGQKPRVSIPTALGAFSDPRAEGSLIRIRYAEGYWEISFTNASSESFRLLPVVVLLSKEYVGYRPELPPDAVRSSGDAWRLEWVNVAPGALGYIFHNYREAWSAAPFGRYFFNSFFTAGTQVLVGLLLAAMTAFALARIDFPGKGVVWLLILATLMIPGEVLLIPNYILLSRLGWINTYYALIVPWLASVFGIFLLRQFYLSLPNDLFDAARIDGASYWTQLVRLALPLSVPGLVTYGIFTFLGAYNALLWPLIVTDKPEMYTIQRGLQVFIGEAGSDYGALMAASTFSILPIVLGYFFAQKQFVQGIARSGIK
- a CDS encoding ABC transporter substrate-binding protein, with the translated sequence MHIRSAIAALVALGLSLALAQQKPEDVIKGQCEKAAVVAELWHGFTGGAPKMALENLAVEFNKTQSGQACVRPISQGNYRDLSTKIKAAFASGKVPVMAQAFENNIALYLESDALVSMSALGVDLKGVNPLFVNAVTFNKQVYGVPFNKSIQILYYNRDLLKKYGAKVPTTIDEFVATTKQISQGEKAPVYFFQPDTSTFSYWFFNRGGNYLQNGKLVLNSPQAVEALTFLAQGVKEGWARPITSGFINANFGAGPFGFSTDTSAGYSFYLQAAKFDVGVATLPGRTNKQPGYGLVQGTNLVVFKGADEKEKKVAADFLKFVISPKAQAVFGVATNYVPVNLGSGVDPLVTRYIKENPAFGVAITQARYARFEPALADWEQIRFDILGQAIKEAVLGQATPKAALDKAQKAAEDLLAGRTR
- the gap gene encoding type I glyceraldehyde-3-phosphate dehydrogenase, with product MRVAINGFGRIGRQVFRILEERGVEIVGINDLSDNAILAHLFKYDSNYGRFPGTVSYDEQNLVVNGKTIRVYEEKDPAALPWGEIGADIVIESTGRFTKLEAAEAHLKAGAKKVIISAPGKGDMLTVVMGVNEHMYDPAKHHVISNASCTTNGLAPVAKVLNDKFGIEKGILTTVHAYTASQSLVDAVKDDPRDARAAAINIVPSETGAAKAVGLVIPELKGKFTGMAFRVPTSTVSVVDFTAILHREASKEEINAAMKEAAEGPMKGILAYTEEPLVSSDLKGDPHSSIFSALDTLVIGNMVKVVSWYDNEWGYSCRVADLAQYIGKRL
- a CDS encoding phosphoglycerate kinase, whose amino-acid sequence is MRTLKDLNAAGKRVLVRVDYNVPIKDGKVKDDTRITASLPTLQYLLEQGATLVLLSHLGRPKGGFEEASSLAPVAKVLEKHLGRPVRFIGGSPELTPASEATLEQVKSLPQGSVALLENVRFEPGEEKNDEGLARKYARLGDAFVLDAFGSAHRAHASVTGVARFLPSHAGFLMEKEVKNLKRVIDNPDKPYWVVLGGAKVSDKIGVIENLLPRVNGMLIGGAMAFTFIKAQGGQVGNSLVEDDKLELARNLLQKAQDLGVKFLLPTDVVAAQKIEPGVEKRIFPADQIPQGWMGLDIGPETRKTFAQALQGAKTVLWNGPMGVFEIEDFAAGTLAVGQAIADLPEAFTVIGGGDSVAAANKLGVAEKFSHVSTGGGASLELLELGTLPGIEALS